In a genomic window of Rhododendron vialii isolate Sample 1 chromosome 12a, ASM3025357v1:
- the LOC131310157 gene encoding protein MEI2-like 4 isoform X3: protein MPSERMDGEGLSLPSFFPEEVFYPNERQVGFWKTETMPDHYIDIGVKVDGILGTAGGNSAASSPLEKRMSPESHQRMQSCDLPDPTLTKDQKVNYSLKKHAVGAERAASQSFRIPVDHIPGMRSNLSAKPASYFMEGDEIHVMGPQYENGLFSSSLSELFGRKLRLTSNNALYGHSVGAAASHYEDQEPFETLEEIEAQTIGNLLPNDDDLLNGVTDGLDYVGQSNPGEEIEDLDFFSSVGGMDLGEDGFPSGQRDSEFSGGSFSSVGVDQHYREHPSRTLFVRNINSNVEDSELQALFEQFGDIHTLYTACKHRGFVMIAYYDIRASQNAMRALQNKPLRRRNLDIHFSIPKENPSEKYINHGILVVFNLDSSVSNEELHQIFGVYGEIKEIREAPQRGHHRFIEFYDVRAAEAALCALNRSDIAGKKIKLEPSPPVGARHLMPQFPSDMEQDESGPYLHHCSSPSNSTTGFHGPVSHAGITASCMDNRTVPGVHPAIRAPISGPFMENAFHHGLSSSVPNSLSSLVRVESLGNQSSFPESGHSQRQLKVGFQGTPDFHPHSFLEYHDGLTNGAQCNSPVMDANVSARPCNRNENRRFCKPNVNAHSLELNDAVFGFSGNGSCPSPGHHYMWNNSPQPQGMMWPNSPTFVNGVCTGHPPPGLHGQLSRAPSQMLNTILPMNNHHVGSAPSANPSLWDRRHSYAGESPNASGFHPGSLGNMRISGNSPHHLEFVSQNIFPHVGGNCMDLPIPSQNVGLQSHHQRCMMFPGRGQMIPMMSSFDSPNERARSRRSEASSNQGDNKKQFELDVDRIMRGEDNRTTLMIKNIPNKYTSKMLLAAIDECHRGTYDFIYLPIDFKNKCNVGYAFINMTDPSMIIPFYQAFNGKKWEKFNSEKVATLAYARIQGKAALIAHFQNSSLMNEDKRCRPILFNTDGPNAGDQVPFPMGVNIRSRPSKTRAITSEENHQESALNLPNGEEFVNGDSSSD, encoded by the exons GTGTAAAAGTGGACGGAATATTGGGAACAGCAGGTGGAAATTCTGCTGCTTCATCACCCCTTGAGAAACGGATGTCACCCGAATCTCATCAGAGGATGCAATCTTGCGATCTTCCTGATCCTACCCTTACCAAAGACCAAAAAGTTAACTATAGCTTAAAGAAGCATGCAGTGGGAGCAGAGAGAGCAGCCAGTCAATCCTTTCGGATACCTGTTGACCATATTCCAGGAATGAGATCAAATTTGAGTGCAAAGCCAGCGTCTTATTTTATGGAAGGTGATGAAATTCATGTCATGGGCCCTCAATACGAGAATGGTCTCTTCTCAAGCTCATTGTCAGAATTATTTGGCAGAAAAT TGAGATTAACATCAAATAATGCTCTGTATGGCCATTCTGTTGGTGCTGCTGCCTCCCATTATGAGGATCAGGAACCTTTTGAAACCCTTGAGGAAATTGAGGCTCAAACTATTGGGAATCTCCTCCCTAATGATGATGACCTGCTCAATGGGGTGACTGATGGGCTTGATTATGTGGGCCAATCCAATCCTGGAGAAGAAATTGAAGATTTAGACTTTTTTAGCAGTGTTGGAGGGATGGACTTAGGAGAAGATGGCTTCCCTTCAGGACAGAGAGATTCTGAATTTTCTGGAGGATCTTTCAGTTCGGTTGGTGTGGACCAACATTACAGGGAACATCCGTCACGAACACTGTTTGTGAGAAACATAAATAGCAATGTGGAAGATTCTGAGTTACAGGCCCTTTTTGAG CAATTTGGGGATATACACACTCTTTATACAGCATGCAAGCACAGGGGCTTTGTCATGATAGCATATTATGATATAAGAGCATCCCAAAATGCTATGAGAGCACTTCAGAACAAACCATTGAGACGGAGGAATCTTGACATACATTTCTCAATCCCAAAG GAAAATCCTTCAGAGAAGTATATTAATCACGGTATTCTCGTGGTTTTTAACCTTGATTCTTCTGTTTCAAATGAGGAACTCCATCAGATTTTTGGTGTCTACGGAGAAATTAAGGAG ATCCGTGAGGCTCCACAAAGAGGTCATCACAGGTTTATAGAATTCTATGATGTTAGGGCTGCAGAGGCTGCTCTTTGTGCATTGAACCGCAGTGATATTGCAGGGAAGAAGATTAAGCTTGAACCAAGTCCTCCTGTGGGTGCTAGACA TTTGATGCCACAATTCCCTTCGGATATGGAACAAGATGAATCTGGTCCATATCTACACCATTGTAGCTCGCCTAGTAACTCAACAACAGGATTTCATG GGCCAGTTTCTCATGCAGGGATCACAGCTTCTTGCATGGATAACAGAACTGTTCCAGGGGTACACCCTGCAATCCGAGCCCCGATTAGTGGTCCATTCATGGAAAATGCATTCCATCATGGACTCTCATCTAGTGTTCCTAACAGTTTATCCTCTTTGGTAAGAGTTGAATCACTTGGCAATCAATCCAGTTTCCCCGAGTCTGGCCACTCACAGAGGCAGCTAAAAGTTGGATTTCAAGGAACACCTGATTTTCATCCTCATTCCTTCCTGGAGTATCATGATGGTTTAACTAATGGTGCTCAGTGCAATTCTCCGGTCATGGATGCTAATGTTAGTGCCAGGCCATGCAACAGAAATGAGAACCGACGATTCTGTAAACCGAACGTAAATGCCCATTCACTTGAACTGAATGATGCTG tttttggtttttccgGAAATGGGAGCTGTCCCTCTCCTGGACATCATTATATGTGGAATAATTCACCTCAGCCTCAAGGCATGATGTGGCCAAACTCACCAACATTTGTAAACGGGGTTTGCACTGGTCATCCCCCTCCTGGTTTGCATGGACAACTTTCGAGAGCACCATCGCAGATGCTGAATACGATCTTACCAATGAATAATCACCATGTGGGATCAGCACCATCTGCAAATCCTTCTCTTTGGGACAGACGACACTCCTATGCTGGGGAATCCCCCAATGCTTCTGGCTTTCATCCAGGTTCTCTTGGGAACATGAGAATTTCTGGTAATTCGCCACATCATTTGGAATTCGTCTCCCAAAATATCTTTCCTCATGTTGGTGGAAACTGCATGGACCTGCCTATACCTTCCCAAAATGTTGGATTGCAGTCCCATCATCAAAGGTGCATGATGTTTCCTGGACGAGGTCAAATGATTCCTATGATGAGTTCCTTTGATTCTCCTAATGAACGGGCTAGGAGTCGTAGAAGTGAAGCCAGTTCCAACCAAGGTGACAACAAGAAACAGTTTGAACTTGACGTTGACCGCATAATGCGAGGAGAAGACAACCGGACAACACTTATGATAAAGAACATTCCTAACAA GTATACTTCAAAGATGCTTTTAGCTGCAATTGATGAATGCCATAGAGGAACTTATGATTTTATTTATCTTCCTATCGATTTTAAG AACAAATGCAATGTGGGTTATGCATTCATCAACATGACTGATCCTTCCATGATAATTCCATTCTATCAG GCATTTAATGGAAAGAAATGGGAAAAGTTTAACAGCGAAAAGGTTGCAACACTTGCTTATGCTCGCATACAGGGAAAAGCTGCTCTCATTGCTCATTTTCAGAACTCAAGCTTGATGAATGAGGATAAGCGATGTCGGCCAATCCTCTTCAACACTGATGGTCCCAATGCAGGTGATCAG GTGCCATTCCCTATGGGCGTCAACATCCGATCAAGACCCAGCAAAACTAGAGCCATTACCAGTGAGGAAAACCATCAAGAAAGCGCACTAAATCTGCCAAATGGGGAGGAATTTGTTAATGGGGACTCGTCTTCAGACTGA